From a region of the Corallococcus coralloides DSM 2259 genome:
- a CDS encoding chemotaxis protein CheW codes for MTDPVNLLARRPRGEKASETPAAEAEVQLCAFFIGNEEYVLDIMRVEEILPPQRVIPIPHAPDFVEGVLHLRGAMLPVVDLHRRLLGQPAQETRRTRLLVCRLGTRRVVTRVDRVAEVLRVRRSDIKPAPALMAGGRTPFVVGVCGPPERLRLLLDLKALLRAELERDSRPPSAG; via the coding sequence ATGACGGACCCCGTAAACCTGCTGGCCCGCCGTCCGCGCGGTGAGAAGGCCTCCGAGACGCCCGCGGCCGAAGCGGAGGTGCAGCTGTGCGCCTTCTTCATCGGCAACGAGGAGTACGTCCTGGACATCATGCGCGTGGAGGAGATCCTCCCGCCCCAGCGCGTGATTCCCATCCCGCACGCGCCCGACTTCGTGGAGGGCGTGCTGCACCTGCGCGGCGCGATGCTGCCCGTGGTGGACCTGCACCGGCGCTTGTTGGGGCAGCCCGCGCAAGAGACGCGGCGCACGCGGCTGCTCGTGTGCCGGCTGGGGACGCGGCGCGTGGTGACTCGGGTGGACCGCGTGGCGGAGGTGCTGCGCGTGCGCCGCAGTGACATCAAGCCCGCGCCAGCGCTCATGGCCGGGGGCCGCACGCCGTTCGTGGTGGGCGTATGCGGGCCGCCGGAGCGGCTGCGGCTGCTGTTGGACCTGAAGGCGCTCCTGCGCGCGGAGCTGGAGCGCGACTCCCGCCCGCCCTCCGCGGGCTGA
- a CDS encoding HEAT repeat domain-containing protein, protein MSDTMQSPAGQEEARYRALQAVDPRAPSALETFTTGLHDESWRVRHAAAEGLRRVPDAPGVTARLISVLGERGETGARNAAAEALAGMGPVAVPPLVHLLEHEDPDQRKLAADILGQLGRPEVEDVLLRALSDDDLNVRVAAAEALGRMGGDAAARALEGLLDAPTLLLRLAALEGLASLKRAPPLERVMALVEDPGVQRSALRLLGLYAPGVATERICRALASPVRSVREAALVALGKQAVGLGPYERGELDAVARSVLSGIPGVTAHVAQALDGDDVRVRAGALVAAGALGEASLAVAVAEVAREDRLLREVLFTLGQLGPEGRRLLLGSMGTLSLPARTVAAEALVLLVDSTSVPELCALLEWAEDDLRAVVVRALGRTHSPDAVAPLVELLSDPTLSAMAARALEQLTVAHPLEALAALEAAVEQRTTPAAVAVLGRLGGARVLPVLRRIARDEDASWRAAAVEAAGRADGEAGLELARGALADESPKVRIAAVRSLGQQGGREAATFLGLALKDEDRGVRVAAVEAVGVAGAKERSPDLEALVRHGDGALAMLAVRALTKLGTVGTGVLWDALSHHDAEVVKAALPALGSAEASADGAALAMSLLGHPRWDVRVAAARVLGGMGRPECLPALQQAMSVEQDALAQVALAEAVVRLSGR, encoded by the coding sequence ATGAGCGACACGATGCAGTCCCCCGCAGGGCAGGAAGAGGCGCGGTATCGGGCGCTGCAGGCGGTGGATCCGCGCGCGCCCAGCGCCCTGGAGACCTTCACCACCGGCCTGCATGACGAGAGCTGGCGTGTGCGCCACGCGGCGGCGGAGGGCCTGCGCCGCGTGCCGGATGCGCCGGGCGTCACCGCGCGGCTCATCTCCGTCCTGGGCGAGCGCGGCGAGACGGGCGCGCGCAACGCGGCGGCCGAGGCGCTGGCCGGAATGGGGCCGGTGGCGGTACCTCCGCTGGTGCACCTGCTGGAGCATGAGGATCCGGATCAGCGCAAGCTGGCGGCGGACATCCTGGGCCAGCTGGGCCGGCCGGAGGTGGAGGACGTGCTCCTGCGCGCGCTCTCCGACGACGACCTCAACGTGCGCGTGGCGGCTGCGGAGGCGCTGGGCCGGATGGGCGGGGACGCCGCGGCGCGAGCGCTGGAAGGCCTTCTGGACGCACCCACGCTCCTGTTGCGGCTGGCCGCGCTGGAGGGGCTCGCGTCGCTCAAGCGCGCACCTCCGTTGGAGCGCGTGATGGCGCTGGTGGAGGACCCGGGGGTGCAGCGCAGCGCCCTGCGGCTGTTGGGCCTGTACGCCCCGGGCGTGGCCACGGAGCGCATCTGCCGGGCGCTGGCGTCGCCGGTGCGTTCGGTGCGCGAGGCTGCGCTCGTCGCGCTCGGGAAGCAGGCCGTGGGGCTGGGCCCGTATGAGCGGGGTGAGCTGGATGCCGTGGCGCGCTCGGTGCTGAGCGGCATCCCGGGCGTGACGGCGCACGTGGCGCAGGCCCTGGACGGCGATGACGTCCGGGTGCGCGCCGGCGCTCTGGTGGCGGCCGGAGCGCTGGGCGAAGCGTCGCTCGCGGTGGCGGTGGCGGAGGTGGCGCGCGAGGACCGGCTGTTGCGCGAGGTGCTCTTCACGCTGGGCCAGCTGGGGCCGGAGGGCCGGCGCCTGCTGCTCGGGAGCATGGGCACGCTGTCGCTGCCCGCGCGCACGGTGGCGGCCGAGGCGCTGGTGCTGCTGGTGGACTCGACGTCGGTGCCGGAGCTGTGCGCGCTCCTGGAGTGGGCGGAGGACGACCTGCGCGCGGTGGTGGTGCGCGCGCTGGGGCGCACGCACTCGCCGGATGCCGTGGCGCCGCTGGTGGAGCTGCTCTCGGACCCCACGCTGTCGGCCATGGCGGCGCGAGCGCTGGAGCAGCTGACCGTGGCCCACCCGCTGGAGGCGCTGGCCGCGCTGGAGGCGGCGGTGGAGCAGCGCACGACGCCCGCGGCGGTGGCGGTGCTGGGCCGGCTGGGCGGCGCGAGGGTGTTGCCCGTGCTGCGGCGGATTGCCCGCGATGAAGACGCTTCCTGGCGCGCGGCGGCGGTGGAGGCCGCGGGCCGTGCGGACGGCGAGGCCGGCCTGGAGCTGGCGCGCGGCGCGCTGGCGGACGAATCCCCCAAGGTGCGCATCGCCGCGGTGCGCTCCCTGGGGCAGCAAGGCGGCCGGGAGGCCGCGACGTTCCTGGGGCTCGCGCTGAAGGACGAGGACCGCGGCGTGCGCGTGGCCGCGGTGGAGGCCGTGGGCGTGGCGGGCGCGAAGGAGCGCTCGCCGGACCTGGAGGCCCTGGTGCGCCACGGCGACGGTGCGCTCGCGATGCTGGCGGTGCGCGCGCTGACGAAGCTGGGGACGGTGGGCACGGGCGTGCTGTGGGACGCGCTCAGCCATCACGACGCGGAGGTGGTGAAGGCGGCGTTGCCGGCGCTGGGGTCGGCGGAGGCCTCGGCGGATGGGGCGGCGCTGGCGATGTCGCTCCTGGGTCATCCCCGCTGGGACGTGCGGGTGGCCGCGGCGCGCGTGCTGGGCGGAATGGGGCGGCCGGAGTGCCTGCCCGCGCTCCAGCAGGCGATGTCGGTGGAGCAGGACGCGCTGGCGCAGGTGGCGCTGGCGGAAGCGGTCGTCCGGTTGTCGGGGCGGTGA
- a CDS encoding chemotaxis protein CheA — protein sequence MTPGGKALAEFVAEATEILDALGRDLLALDEARGQEADPEHINGIFRAAHSLKGLSGLFGQERISQLAHAAEDLLDRLRLGRLTLDDGVLDTLVDALDTFQALLGEASRSEEGPELSQRTRDMEDRMARLGSPPPAVEEDPLERLELDATVRAVFTEYEEHRLRENVRRGVALWRVRAAFDLTDFDQGLADLNARLKPLGEVISTLPSSRPGGANGIAFDLIFGAKVGARALEDGLRGSPAELAPLSVRPPEAGSAEPAFNVPPPRDAAAVREDVEVLPPDADEDGADEDAEAPVETTSLATVSAHPGAGSPRMRAVTPPATVVGLQAAASAPIPAGRPKAEETSLRSLTQTVRVDIGRLDGLINMVGELLLIKANLQRLAETSRQDGTVALSKLFGQELSRETRQLERKLEALQEGLLEARMVPVGQVFDKLARLVRKIAREAGKEIDFVSSGGEVELDKLIVEELSDPLMHLIRNAIDHGAEGPESRLSAGKPRRATVRLRAEQKGNHVVISVSDDGSGIDEVRVREVALSRGLVTPSQVSEMTRRELLNLIFLPGFSTRSSVSSLSGRGVGLDVVKNNLGNLSGIIDVWSERGKGTAFHLTLPVTLAIVRALVVGVSGRTYAVPLNSVLEILSVQPRDIRTVERREVLDLRGQTLPFLRLGRLFHLPEREVSRHFVVVVGLAQQRLGIAVDELFGQQDIVTKPLGGRLSRVKGISGATDLGNRRTVLVLDVAELLEEGIAQERRRA from the coding sequence GTGACGCCCGGAGGCAAGGCTCTGGCGGAGTTCGTCGCCGAGGCCACCGAAATCCTGGATGCGCTGGGCCGCGACCTGCTGGCCCTGGACGAGGCGCGGGGCCAGGAAGCGGACCCCGAGCACATCAACGGCATCTTCCGCGCGGCGCACTCGCTCAAGGGCCTGTCGGGCCTCTTCGGCCAGGAGCGCATCAGCCAGCTGGCGCACGCGGCGGAGGACCTGCTGGACCGGCTGCGGCTGGGCCGGCTGACGCTGGACGACGGGGTCCTGGACACGCTGGTGGACGCGCTGGACACGTTCCAGGCGCTGCTGGGCGAAGCGTCCCGGAGCGAGGAGGGCCCCGAACTCTCCCAGCGCACCCGCGACATGGAGGACCGCATGGCGCGGCTGGGGTCGCCCCCGCCCGCCGTGGAAGAGGATCCGCTGGAGCGGCTGGAGCTGGACGCGACGGTGCGCGCCGTCTTCACCGAGTACGAAGAGCACCGGCTGCGCGAGAACGTGCGGCGCGGCGTGGCGCTGTGGCGGGTGCGCGCGGCGTTCGACCTCACGGACTTCGACCAGGGCCTGGCGGACCTGAACGCGCGCCTCAAGCCCCTGGGCGAGGTCATCAGCACGCTGCCCTCGTCGCGGCCGGGTGGCGCCAACGGCATCGCGTTCGACCTCATCTTCGGCGCGAAGGTCGGCGCGCGGGCACTGGAGGACGGCCTCCGGGGCTCGCCCGCGGAGCTGGCGCCGCTGTCCGTCCGTCCGCCGGAAGCAGGCTCGGCGGAGCCTGCGTTCAACGTGCCTCCGCCGCGCGATGCCGCGGCCGTGCGCGAGGACGTCGAGGTCCTGCCTCCGGATGCTGACGAGGACGGGGCCGACGAGGACGCCGAAGCGCCGGTGGAGACCACGAGCCTCGCGACCGTGTCTGCGCACCCGGGGGCCGGTTCTCCGCGCATGCGGGCGGTGACGCCTCCGGCCACGGTGGTGGGGCTCCAGGCCGCCGCGTCCGCGCCGATTCCCGCCGGCCGTCCCAAGGCGGAAGAGACGTCCCTGCGCTCGCTCACGCAGACGGTGCGCGTGGACATCGGGCGGCTGGACGGGCTCATCAACATGGTGGGCGAGCTCTTGCTCATCAAGGCCAACCTCCAGCGGCTGGCGGAGACGTCCCGGCAGGACGGCACCGTCGCGCTGTCCAAGCTCTTCGGCCAGGAGCTGTCGCGGGAGACGCGGCAGCTGGAGCGCAAGCTGGAGGCGCTCCAGGAGGGGTTGCTCGAAGCGCGCATGGTCCCGGTGGGCCAGGTCTTCGACAAGCTGGCGCGGCTGGTGCGGAAGATTGCCCGCGAGGCCGGCAAGGAGATCGACTTCGTCAGCTCCGGTGGCGAGGTGGAGCTGGACAAGCTCATCGTCGAGGAGCTCAGCGACCCGTTGATGCACCTCATCCGCAACGCCATCGACCATGGCGCGGAAGGCCCGGAGTCGCGGCTGTCCGCGGGCAAGCCCCGGCGCGCGACGGTGCGGCTGCGCGCGGAGCAGAAGGGCAACCACGTCGTCATCAGCGTGTCCGACGACGGCTCGGGCATCGACGAGGTGCGCGTGCGCGAGGTGGCGCTGTCGCGCGGGCTCGTCACGCCGTCGCAGGTCAGTGAGATGACGCGGCGCGAGCTGCTCAACCTCATCTTCCTGCCGGGCTTCTCCACCCGCTCCAGCGTCAGCTCGCTCTCCGGACGGGGCGTGGGACTGGACGTGGTGAAGAACAACCTGGGCAACCTCTCCGGCATCATCGACGTGTGGAGCGAGCGCGGGAAGGGCACGGCCTTCCACCTGACGCTGCCGGTGACGCTGGCCATCGTGCGCGCGCTGGTGGTGGGCGTCAGCGGCCGCACCTACGCGGTGCCGCTCAACAGCGTGCTGGAAATCCTCTCCGTGCAGCCGCGCGACATCCGCACCGTGGAGCGGCGCGAGGTGTTGGACCTGCGCGGCCAGACGCTGCCCTTCCTGCGGCTGGGGCGCCTGTTCCACCTGCCGGAGCGCGAGGTGAGCCGCCACTTCGTCGTCGTGGTGGGCCTGGCGCAGCAGCGGCTGGGCATCGCGGTGGATGAACTCTTCGGCCAGCAGGACATCGTCACCAAGCCCCTGGGCGGCCGGCTGAGCCGCGTGAAGGGCATCTCCGGCGCCACCGACCTGGGCAACCGCCGCACCGTCCTGGTGCTGGATGTCGCGGAACTCCTGGAAGAGGGCATCGCGCAGGAGCGGCGCCGCGCTTGA
- a CDS encoding chemotaxis protein CheW: MSRFEALLDAFFYRPDEDVGGLLDFAAGSDDLARPLLEEEPVEYLAFRLEAECYAVPILAVREICKVPLLTEIPRAEPQLLGVMNLRGELLPVYDVKLRLRLADAPPLVAGPDAGLPPRAARILVLKTADGPAGVWVDSVAGVVRLKPSMVELSPAGLRGDRDCVAGLGRKGSQLYILLDPEQALAP, encoded by the coding sequence GTGTCCCGTTTCGAAGCCCTGCTCGACGCGTTCTTCTACCGCCCGGACGAGGACGTCGGCGGCCTGCTGGACTTCGCCGCGGGCAGTGACGACCTGGCGCGGCCGCTGCTGGAGGAGGAGCCCGTCGAGTACCTGGCCTTCCGCCTGGAGGCGGAGTGCTACGCGGTGCCCATCCTCGCGGTGAGGGAGATCTGCAAGGTGCCGCTGCTCACGGAGATTCCGCGCGCGGAGCCGCAGCTTTTGGGCGTGATGAACCTGCGCGGGGAGCTGTTGCCCGTCTACGACGTGAAGCTGCGGCTGCGGCTGGCGGACGCGCCTCCGTTGGTGGCGGGGCCGGACGCGGGCCTGCCGCCCCGGGCCGCGCGCATCCTGGTGCTCAAGACGGCGGACGGGCCCGCGGGCGTGTGGGTGGACTCGGTGGCGGGCGTGGTGCGGCTCAAGCCGTCCATGGTGGAGCTGTCGCCCGCGGGGCTGCGCGGGGACCGCGACTGCGTGGCGGGGCTGGGGCGCAAGGGCTCGCAGCTCTACATCCTGTTGGATCCGGAGCAGGCGCTCGCCCCATGA